A region of Asterias amurensis chromosome 20, ASM3211899v1 DNA encodes the following proteins:
- the LOC139952564 gene encoding microtubule-associated protein RP/EB family member 1-like isoform X1 gives MSNYNVVNVYSSSQTTDNMSRNVMLQWVNTSLVLNYSKIEELCTGAAYAQFLDLLFPEANISLKKISFTAKLEHQYIANWKIVQSSFKKIGIDKIIPVDKLIKGRFQDNFEFVQWFKKFFDANYGGQEYDAVAARHGQATTGGPGGVAHKKVATKTPSAEASPMKCTKQLPVKEPRTTVKAAAVAKPAAGAATRNNNQKSNRENMEVAELKLKAKEAEIAIESLEKERDFYFEKLRNIEVICQEGENEEIPGVKRILEILYATEDGFETPDADEGVAPEEEVAYGQEEPLEDGEENQYY, from the exons ATGTCGAATTACAACGTGGTCAATGTGTATTCATCGAGTCAGACAACAGATAACATGAGTCGAAATGTCATGTTACAATGGGTCAATACATCATTAGTGCTCAATTACAGCAAAATAGAGGAATTATGCACAG GTGCGGCGTATGCACAGTTCCTTGACCTGCTCTTCCCAGAGGCTAATATCAGTTTAAAAAAGATCAGTTTTACCGCCAAACTGGAACACCAATACATCGCCAACTGGAAAATTGTGCAGTCATCATTCAAGAAGATCGGCATTGATAAA ATTATACCTGTAGACAAGCTTATCAAGGGGAGATTTCAAGACAACTTTGAATTCGTCCAGTGGTTTAAGAAATTCTTTGATGCTAACTACGGTGGTCAGGAATACGACGCAGTTGCTGCCAGGCATGGGCAGGCGACAACAGGTGGGCCTGGAGGTGTAGCCCACAAGAAGGTGGCCACCAAAACTC CGTCTGCAGAAGCTTCTCCTATGAAATGTACAAAGCAGCTTCCCGTCAAAG AGCCAAGAACAACAGTGAAGGCAGCAGCGGTAGCCAAACCAGCCGCCGGCGCAGCAACGAGGAATAATAACCAAAAAAGCAACAGGGAAAACATGGAAGTCGCTGAGCTTAAACTAAAG GCCAAGGAAGCTGAGATCGCGATAGAGAGCTTAGAGAAAGAACGAGATTTCTACTTTGAGAAGCTGAGGAATATTGAAGTTATCTGCCAAGAAggagaaaatgaagaaatccCAGGGGTCAAGAGAATATTAGAAATCCTTTACGCCACCGAG GATGGTTTTGAGACTCCAGACGCAGACGAGGGTGTGGCACCAGAGGAAGAGGTCGCTTATGGCCAGGAGGAACCTCTTGAAGACGGTGAAGAAAACCAATATTATTAA
- the LOC139952564 gene encoding microtubule-associated protein RP/EB family member 1-like isoform X2, protein MSNYNVVNVYSSSQTTDNMSRNVMLQWVNTSLVLNYSKIEELCTGAAYAQFLDLLFPEANISLKKISFTAKLEHQYIANWKIVQSSFKKIGIDKIIPVDKLIKGRFQDNFEFVQWFKKFFDANYGGQEYDAVAARHGQATTGGPGGVAHKKVATKTQASPMKCTKQLPVKEPRTTVKAAAVAKPAAGAATRNNNQKSNRENMEVAELKLKAKEAEIAIESLEKERDFYFEKLRNIEVICQEGENEEIPGVKRILEILYATEDGFETPDADEGVAPEEEVAYGQEEPLEDGEENQYY, encoded by the exons ATGTCGAATTACAACGTGGTCAATGTGTATTCATCGAGTCAGACAACAGATAACATGAGTCGAAATGTCATGTTACAATGGGTCAATACATCATTAGTGCTCAATTACAGCAAAATAGAGGAATTATGCACAG GTGCGGCGTATGCACAGTTCCTTGACCTGCTCTTCCCAGAGGCTAATATCAGTTTAAAAAAGATCAGTTTTACCGCCAAACTGGAACACCAATACATCGCCAACTGGAAAATTGTGCAGTCATCATTCAAGAAGATCGGCATTGATAAA ATTATACCTGTAGACAAGCTTATCAAGGGGAGATTTCAAGACAACTTTGAATTCGTCCAGTGGTTTAAGAAATTCTTTGATGCTAACTACGGTGGTCAGGAATACGACGCAGTTGCTGCCAGGCATGGGCAGGCGACAACAGGTGGGCCTGGAGGTGTAGCCCACAAGAAGGTGGCCACCAAAACTC AAGCTTCTCCTATGAAATGTACAAAGCAGCTTCCCGTCAAAG AGCCAAGAACAACAGTGAAGGCAGCAGCGGTAGCCAAACCAGCCGCCGGCGCAGCAACGAGGAATAATAACCAAAAAAGCAACAGGGAAAACATGGAAGTCGCTGAGCTTAAACTAAAG GCCAAGGAAGCTGAGATCGCGATAGAGAGCTTAGAGAAAGAACGAGATTTCTACTTTGAGAAGCTGAGGAATATTGAAGTTATCTGCCAAGAAggagaaaatgaagaaatccCAGGGGTCAAGAGAATATTAGAAATCCTTTACGCCACCGAG GATGGTTTTGAGACTCCAGACGCAGACGAGGGTGTGGCACCAGAGGAAGAGGTCGCTTATGGCCAGGAGGAACCTCTTGAAGACGGTGAAGAAAACCAATATTATTAA
- the LOC139952564 gene encoding microtubule-associated protein RP/EB family member 1-like isoform X3 translates to MSNYNVVNVYSSSQTTDNMSRNVMLQWVNTSLVLNYSKIEELCTGAAYAQFLDLLFPEANISLKKISFTAKLEHQYIANWKIVQSSFKKIGIDKIIPVDKLIKGRFQDNFEFVQWFKKFFDANYGGQEYDAVAARHGQATTGGPGGVAHKKVATKTQPRTTVKAAAVAKPAAGAATRNNNQKSNRENMEVAELKLKAKEAEIAIESLEKERDFYFEKLRNIEVICQEGENEEIPGVKRILEILYATEDGFETPDADEGVAPEEEVAYGQEEPLEDGEENQYY, encoded by the exons ATGTCGAATTACAACGTGGTCAATGTGTATTCATCGAGTCAGACAACAGATAACATGAGTCGAAATGTCATGTTACAATGGGTCAATACATCATTAGTGCTCAATTACAGCAAAATAGAGGAATTATGCACAG GTGCGGCGTATGCACAGTTCCTTGACCTGCTCTTCCCAGAGGCTAATATCAGTTTAAAAAAGATCAGTTTTACCGCCAAACTGGAACACCAATACATCGCCAACTGGAAAATTGTGCAGTCATCATTCAAGAAGATCGGCATTGATAAA ATTATACCTGTAGACAAGCTTATCAAGGGGAGATTTCAAGACAACTTTGAATTCGTCCAGTGGTTTAAGAAATTCTTTGATGCTAACTACGGTGGTCAGGAATACGACGCAGTTGCTGCCAGGCATGGGCAGGCGACAACAGGTGGGCCTGGAGGTGTAGCCCACAAGAAGGTGGCCACCAAAACTC AGCCAAGAACAACAGTGAAGGCAGCAGCGGTAGCCAAACCAGCCGCCGGCGCAGCAACGAGGAATAATAACCAAAAAAGCAACAGGGAAAACATGGAAGTCGCTGAGCTTAAACTAAAG GCCAAGGAAGCTGAGATCGCGATAGAGAGCTTAGAGAAAGAACGAGATTTCTACTTTGAGAAGCTGAGGAATATTGAAGTTATCTGCCAAGAAggagaaaatgaagaaatccCAGGGGTCAAGAGAATATTAGAAATCCTTTACGCCACCGAG GATGGTTTTGAGACTCCAGACGCAGACGAGGGTGTGGCACCAGAGGAAGAGGTCGCTTATGGCCAGGAGGAACCTCTTGAAGACGGTGAAGAAAACCAATATTATTAA